A genomic window from Candidatus Andeanibacterium colombiense includes:
- a CDS encoding tetratricopeptide repeat protein, whose amino-acid sequence MRYFPAALALSLLVAVTASVSEAGVYAADPRAVALVAQGRSLLDAGKTADAIDSFEAALAVDPGYTDVYLDLAVAARKDGMQGKAIHYYRVALETQPDNLAAISGEGEALLEKGAVEKAKRNLAKLESMCGEKCAQTKALAVAIQHAPAPKVVTAEAVTPDPVVTQN is encoded by the coding sequence ATGCGTTATTTCCCTGCCGCCCTGGCCCTTTCACTGCTCGTCGCGGTGACCGCGAGCGTGAGCGAAGCCGGCGTCTATGCCGCCGATCCGCGCGCGGTGGCCCTGGTCGCGCAGGGCCGCTCGCTGCTCGACGCCGGCAAGACTGCGGATGCGATCGATTCCTTCGAAGCCGCGCTGGCGGTGGATCCGGGCTATACCGACGTTTACCTCGATCTCGCCGTGGCCGCGCGCAAGGACGGGATGCAGGGCAAGGCGATCCATTATTACCGCGTCGCGCTGGAAACCCAGCCGGACAACCTTGCCGCGATCTCCGGTGAGGGCGAAGCCCTGCTGGAGAAGGGCGCGGTGGAAAAAGCCAAGCGCAATCTCGCGAAGCTCGAAAGCATGTGCGGCGAAAAATGCGCCCAGACCAAGGCCCTTGCGGTCGCGATCCAGCACGCGCCGGCACCCAAGGTCGTGACCGCGGAGGCCGTGACGCCCGACCCCGTGGTGACGCAGAACTGA
- a CDS encoding RNA pyrophosphohydrolase translates to MTSNNSDLPYRPCVGVMLVNGDGKVFVGKRIDNKEGDAWQMPQGGMDEGEDVLACGYRELAEETGVTEANAALIAKGKEELLYDLPDELVGKLWKGKYRGQRQSWLLMRFTGSDDAIDLAAHNPPEFCEWKWVDPELLPELIVPFKKRVYRAVLEEFRSLI, encoded by the coding sequence ATGACTTCAAATAACTCGGACCTCCCCTATCGCCCCTGCGTGGGGGTGATGCTGGTAAACGGGGACGGCAAGGTTTTCGTCGGCAAGCGGATCGACAACAAGGAAGGCGACGCCTGGCAGATGCCGCAGGGCGGGATGGACGAGGGCGAGGACGTGCTCGCCTGCGGCTATCGCGAGCTGGCGGAAGAGACCGGCGTGACCGAAGCCAACGCGGCGCTGATCGCGAAGGGCAAGGAAGAGCTGCTCTACGACCTGCCCGACGAGCTGGTCGGCAAATTGTGGAAGGGCAAATACCGCGGCCAGCGCCAGAGCTGGCTGCTGATGCGGTTTACCGGCTCGGACGACGCGATCGACCTGGCGGCGCATAATCCGCCCGAATTCTGCGAATGGAAATGGGTCGATCCGGAACTGCTTCCGGAGCTGATCGTGCCGTTCAAGAAACGCGTCTACCGCGCGGTGCTGGAGGAGTTTCGCAGCCTCATTTAG
- a CDS encoding 2-oxoacid:acceptor oxidoreductase subunit alpha: protein MATLAADRPAAATHTPEAVVVRFAGDSGDGMQLTGGQFTLSTALAGNDLSTFPDFPAEIRAPQGTLFGVSAFQINFGSTQIETAGDAPDVLVAMNPAALKVNLAALKPGGLIIADTGEFNKRNLEKAKYETNPIEDGSLAKWDVLAFDISALTVEAVKEYGLGNKDALRCKNMWTLGLALWMFDRDRQPLIDWLNAKFKSKPDLAGANIAALNAGHAYGETAELSGPLKQVSIAPAQSAPGLYRTITGAEAVSLGLVAGAQLAGLPMFFGGYPITPASAILHHLARLKEFGVTTFQAEDEIAAICAAIGASYAGQLGVTSSSGPGIALKGEAMGLAIMTELPLVIVNSQRGGPSTGLPTKTEQSDLYQAVYGRNGDAPLPVIAARSPGDVFDCAIEACRIAVQYMTPVMLLTDGYIANAAEPWKVPDPASYEPFPVTFLEEKNSTNTAGEETLLAYKRDEKGARPWIKPGTPGLMHRIGGIEKHVETGNIDYSPANHQAMTDARKDKIDGIAKSIPAQDVVLGETTGKLAVVGWGSTFGPIHQAVRGARKRGLEVSHIHVRHVWPLPANLGELLAGFDHVLVPEMNTGQFKTVLRDQLLIDAKSLTKTSGQPFSIGELETAIATYFDAVADNEGGELAPNPAQLPEEGSGYDDGSLRHRVGESEQR from the coding sequence ATGGCAACTCTCGCAGCCGATAGGCCGGCAGCAGCGACGCACACCCCCGAAGCGGTGGTGGTGCGCTTCGCCGGGGATTCCGGCGACGGCATGCAGCTCACCGGCGGGCAGTTCACGCTGTCGACCGCGCTCGCGGGCAACGATCTCTCGACCTTCCCCGATTTCCCCGCCGAAATCCGCGCGCCGCAAGGCACGCTGTTCGGCGTCTCGGCGTTCCAGATCAACTTCGGTTCGACCCAGATCGAAACCGCCGGCGATGCGCCCGACGTGCTGGTCGCGATGAATCCGGCCGCGCTCAAGGTGAACCTCGCCGCGCTCAAGCCGGGCGGGCTGATCATCGCCGACACTGGCGAGTTCAACAAGCGCAACCTCGAGAAGGCGAAGTACGAGACCAATCCGATCGAGGACGGCAGCCTCGCCAAGTGGGACGTGCTCGCGTTCGACATCTCGGCGCTGACGGTCGAGGCGGTCAAGGAATACGGCCTTGGCAACAAGGATGCGCTGCGCTGCAAGAACATGTGGACGCTCGGCCTCGCGCTGTGGATGTTCGACCGGGATCGCCAACCGCTGATCGACTGGCTCAATGCCAAGTTCAAGAGCAAGCCGGACCTCGCCGGCGCGAACATCGCGGCGCTCAACGCCGGTCACGCCTATGGCGAGACGGCCGAGCTCTCGGGTCCGCTCAAGCAGGTCAGTATTGCTCCGGCGCAGAGTGCACCGGGACTCTACCGCACGATCACCGGCGCCGAGGCGGTTTCGCTCGGCCTCGTCGCGGGCGCGCAGCTTGCCGGCCTGCCGATGTTCTTCGGCGGCTATCCGATCACCCCGGCCTCGGCGATCCTGCACCACCTCGCGCGGCTGAAGGAATTCGGCGTCACCACCTTCCAGGCGGAAGACGAGATCGCCGCGATCTGCGCCGCGATCGGCGCCTCCTACGCCGGCCAGCTGGGCGTAACTTCTTCCTCCGGCCCGGGCATCGCGCTCAAGGGCGAGGCGATGGGCCTTGCGATCATGACCGAGCTGCCGCTCGTCATCGTCAACAGCCAGCGCGGCGGCCCGTCGACCGGCCTGCCGACCAAGACCGAACAGTCGGATCTCTACCAGGCGGTTTATGGCCGCAACGGCGATGCGCCGCTGCCGGTGATCGCCGCGCGCTCGCCCGGCGACGTGTTCGACTGCGCGATCGAGGCCTGCCGCATCGCGGTGCAGTACATGACCCCGGTGATGCTGCTGACCGACGGCTATATCGCCAATGCGGCCGAGCCGTGGAAGGTGCCCGATCCAGCGAGCTACGAGCCGTTCCCGGTCACCTTCCTGGAAGAGAAGAATTCGACCAACACCGCGGGTGAAGAGACGCTGCTCGCCTACAAGCGCGACGAGAAGGGCGCGCGTCCGTGGATCAAGCCCGGCACGCCCGGCCTGATGCACCGCATCGGCGGGATCGAGAAGCATGTCGAGACCGGCAATATCGATTACTCGCCGGCCAACCACCAGGCGATGACCGACGCCCGCAAGGACAAGATCGACGGGATCGCGAAGAGCATTCCGGCGCAGGACGTCGTGCTCGGCGAAACCACCGGCAAGCTCGCCGTGGTCGGCTGGGGCTCGACCTTCGGCCCGATCCATCAGGCGGTGCGCGGCGCGCGCAAGCGCGGCCTCGAAGTCAGTCACATCCATGTCCGCCACGTCTGGCCGCTGCCGGCGAACCTCGGTGAGCTGCTGGCCGGCTTCGACCATGTGCTGGTCCCCGAGATGAACACCGGCCAGTTCAAGACCGTGCTGCGCGATCAGCTGCTGATCGACGCGAAGAGCCTGACCAAGACCAGCGGCCAGCCTTTCAGCATCGGCGAACTCGAAACCGCGATCGCGACCTATTTCGACGCGGTTGCCGATAACGAAGGCGGCGAACTCGCTCCGAACCCTGCGCAATTGCCTGAAGAGGGCTCGGGCTACGACGACGGATCGCTGAGGCATCGAGTTGGGGAAAGTGAGCAGCGATGA
- a CDS encoding 2-oxoacid:ferredoxin oxidoreductase subunit beta yields MNDMTPITTTLKDWESDQEVRWCPGCGDYAILKAVQRTLPQLGADPKNTVFVSGIGCSSRFPYYIESYGFHTIHGRAPAFATGIKLANPDLDVWLVTGDGDGLSIGGNHLMHVLRRNLNLQILLFNNEIYGLTKGQASPTSRIGTPSPSTPLGSYDRPANPCAFALGAGARFVGRGFDVSKNLPEVLTAAHAHQGAAFVEIFQNCIVYNKDVFNDFAAPKGAEDRQLWLKDGEPMLFAGGLRGIALDLETLSLKVVAVIDGDWQGAGVLVHNVRNRAVAHMLIEMPFGEFPMALGVIYDDPRPTFEAAVIAERAKASEGKTADLAKLLAKGQTWTVSGTAADPV; encoded by the coding sequence ATGAACGACATGACCCCCATTACCACCACGCTCAAGGACTGGGAATCCGACCAGGAGGTCCGCTGGTGCCCCGGGTGCGGCGATTATGCGATCCTCAAGGCGGTGCAGCGCACGCTGCCGCAGCTCGGCGCTGATCCGAAGAACACCGTGTTCGTCAGCGGCATCGGCTGCTCGAGCCGGTTCCCCTATTATATCGAGAGCTACGGCTTCCACACGATCCACGGCCGCGCACCCGCTTTCGCCACGGGTATCAAGCTGGCGAACCCCGACCTCGACGTGTGGCTCGTCACCGGTGACGGCGACGGGCTGTCGATCGGCGGCAACCATCTGATGCATGTGCTGCGGCGGAATTTGAATTTGCAGATCCTGCTGTTCAACAACGAGATCTATGGCCTGACCAAGGGCCAGGCCTCGCCGACCAGCCGGATCGGGACGCCGTCGCCCTCGACCCCGCTCGGTTCCTACGACCGCCCGGCCAACCCATGCGCCTTTGCGCTCGGCGCCGGCGCGCGCTTCGTCGGCCGCGGGTTCGACGTGTCGAAGAACCTGCCCGAAGTGCTGACTGCGGCGCATGCCCATCAGGGCGCGGCCTTCGTCGAGATCTTCCAGAACTGCATCGTCTACAACAAGGACGTGTTCAACGACTTCGCCGCCCCCAAAGGCGCCGAGGATCGCCAGCTCTGGCTCAAGGACGGCGAGCCGATGCTGTTCGCGGGTGGCCTCAGGGGCATCGCGCTCGATCTCGAGACGCTGTCGCTCAAGGTGGTCGCGGTCATCGACGGCGACTGGCAGGGCGCCGGCGTGTTGGTCCACAACGTCCGGAACCGCGCGGTCGCCCATATGCTGATCGAAATGCCCTTCGGCGAATTTCCGATGGCGCTCGGCGTGATCTACGACGATCCGCGTCCGACCTTCGAAGCCGCGGTCATCGCCGAGCGCGCGAAGGCAAGCGAAGGCAAGACCGCTGACCTCGCCAAGCTGCTCGCGAAGGGCCAGACCTGGACAGTCAGCGGAACGGCGGCGGATCCGGTTTAG
- a CDS encoding SDR family NAD(P)-dependent oxidoreductase, giving the protein MTSADATRPFAGQLALVTGASKGIGAATALALAEAGAHVILTGRNAKGLEAIEEAIHEAGGSATIAPLDLAEPDAIARLATAIAGRWDTLDIMVLSAGVLTQLGPVTQIDPKAFNQALTTNLLAAQALLAAFDPLLKRSASARVIGLTSSVVAQPRAYWGAYAATKAAFETLLECYAQEVERISEIRVAIVDPGATRTAMRARAFPGEDPLTVKPPEDVAARLTALLREPFPTGHRERIEAAG; this is encoded by the coding sequence ATGACAAGCGCAGACGCAACCAGGCCCTTCGCCGGGCAGCTCGCGCTCGTGACCGGGGCGAGCAAGGGTATCGGCGCGGCGACCGCGCTGGCGCTGGCCGAAGCCGGGGCGCATGTGATCCTCACCGGGCGCAACGCCAAGGGCCTCGAAGCGATCGAGGAAGCGATCCACGAGGCCGGCGGCAGCGCCACAATCGCCCCGCTCGATCTGGCCGAGCCCGACGCGATCGCCCGCCTCGCGACCGCGATCGCGGGCCGCTGGGACACGCTCGACATCATGGTCCTCTCCGCCGGGGTGCTGACCCAACTCGGCCCGGTCACGCAGATCGATCCGAAAGCCTTCAACCAGGCGCTCACCACCAATCTGCTTGCGGCCCAAGCGCTGCTCGCGGCGTTCGATCCGCTGCTGAAGCGTAGCGCGAGCGCGCGCGTGATCGGCCTGACCAGCAGCGTCGTCGCCCAGCCCCGTGCCTATTGGGGCGCCTATGCCGCGACCAAGGCGGCGTTCGAAACATTGCTCGAATGCTATGCCCAGGAAGTCGAGCGCATCTCCGAAATCCGCGTCGCGATCGTCGATCCGGGCGCGACCCGAACCGCGATGCGCGCCCGCGCCTTCCCCGGCGAGGATCCGCTGACGGTCAAGCCCCCGGAAGACGTCGCCGCGCGGCTCACCGCCCTGCTGCGGGAGCCCTTCCCCACCGGTCATCGTGAACGGATCGAAGCGGCCGGTTAA
- a CDS encoding PilZ domain-containing protein, protein MNQGTTRFERYEIAAQEDRSAPRYKITLPAQLRASGGRGFQTMVHDLSLSGFSATAVSKMHPGTTCWLTLPGLEALQAEVVWWQDALCGCAFSKLLSPIVHDNLLARYRGEGIRRSV, encoded by the coding sequence ATGAACCAGGGCACCACCCGCTTCGAGCGCTATGAGATCGCCGCGCAGGAGGATCGCTCCGCGCCGCGCTACAAGATCACCCTCCCGGCGCAATTGCGCGCTTCCGGCGGACGCGGGTTCCAGACCATGGTCCACGATCTTTCCCTGTCAGGCTTCTCCGCCACCGCGGTCAGCAAGATGCATCCGGGCACGACCTGCTGGCTGACCCTGCCGGGGCTCGAAGCGTTGCAGGCCGAAGTCGTGTGGTGGCAGGATGCGTTGTGCGGCTGCGCCTTTTCGAAGCTGCTCAGCCCGATCGTCCACGACAACCTCCTCGCACGCTATCGCGGCGAAGGGATCAGGCGGAGCGTTTGA
- a CDS encoding RsmB/NOP family class I SAM-dependent RNA methyltransferase, with product MTPAARVQAAIELLDQIVAAARANGAPADRIVADGLRARRYAGSKDRRAIRDLTYAAIRACGPLPESGRAAMLRLAGLDAPIGELFDGSDYGPARLEADEQAAVGGIAPRWLEARLAASGIAGDEALALLSRAPLDIRVNRLKAKRDELELPLAGELLPVPDGLRYPNGTQVEQWAAYHAGWIEVQDCGSQIACLAAGAQPGETVVDLCAGAGGKTLALAAAMDNRGTLIAADTDRSRLSRMGPRAERAGAAVAETVLLDPKRERTALAPWLGGVDLVLVDAPCSGVGTWRRNPEARWRLDPQQLARLTDLQAYLLDLAADLAGPRGRITYITCSLLDEEGRDQVEGFLAAHPDWRAEAPELPLGTPHGQGIRLTPQHDATDGFFIACLFRA from the coding sequence ATGACCCCCGCGGCGCGGGTCCAGGCGGCGATCGAGCTGCTCGACCAGATCGTCGCGGCCGCGCGCGCTAACGGCGCGCCTGCCGACCGGATCGTCGCGGACGGGTTGCGCGCCCGCCGCTATGCCGGATCCAAAGATCGCCGCGCGATCCGCGACCTGACCTATGCCGCGATCCGCGCCTGCGGTCCGCTGCCCGAAAGCGGGCGCGCGGCGATGCTGCGGCTGGCCGGGCTCGATGCTCCGATCGGGGAATTGTTCGACGGGTCCGACTATGGTCCGGCGCGGCTTGAGGCCGACGAGCAAGCGGCCGTAGGGGGGATCGCGCCGCGCTGGCTCGAAGCCAGGCTGGCCGCCTCGGGCATCGCGGGCGACGAGGCGCTGGCGCTGCTGTCGCGCGCTCCGCTCGACATCAGGGTCAACCGGCTCAAGGCCAAGCGGGACGAGCTGGAATTGCCGCTGGCCGGCGAATTGCTGCCGGTGCCCGATGGGCTGCGCTATCCCAACGGCACGCAGGTCGAGCAATGGGCGGCCTATCACGCCGGCTGGATCGAGGTGCAGGATTGCGGGAGCCAGATCGCCTGCCTAGCGGCCGGCGCCCAGCCAGGCGAGACGGTGGTCGATCTGTGCGCTGGCGCCGGAGGCAAGACGCTGGCGCTGGCCGCGGCGATGGACAATCGCGGCACGCTGATCGCCGCCGATACCGATCGCTCGCGCCTGTCGCGTATGGGGCCGCGCGCGGAACGGGCAGGCGCGGCGGTGGCGGAGACCGTGCTGCTCGATCCGAAGCGCGAGCGTACGGCGCTGGCGCCGTGGCTCGGCGGCGTAGATCTGGTGCTGGTGGATGCGCCGTGCTCCGGGGTTGGCACCTGGCGGCGCAATCCGGAAGCGCGCTGGCGGCTCGATCCGCAGCAACTGGCACGGCTTACCGACCTGCAGGCCTATCTGCTCGACCTCGCGGCGGATCTCGCCGGACCCAGGGGGCGGATCACCTACATCACCTGTTCCCTGCTCGACGAAGAGGGCAGGGATCAGGTCGAGGGCTTCCTCGCCGCCCATCCCGACTGGCGGGCGGAAGCACCCGAATTGCCGCTCGGCACGCCGCATGGGCAGGGCATCCGCCTGACCCCCCAGCACGACGCGACCGACGGATTTTTCATCGCCTGTTTATTTCGGGCGTGA
- a CDS encoding alpha/beta hydrolase: MVDSEIFVRDDVRAFLGMLAGMNRPDMRTVPIEQTRTMTAAMQPMVQLPARELARIEDLSCPGPGGEIRLRLYDTRTARGPSPLLVFIHGGGFVFGDLDSYQATCSEIAAEMDLPLVSVEYRLAPEHPFPAAPEDCEAAARWLAASPTALGFEVTGLIPVGDSAGGNLAIVTTQSLMLAPAAVPVVMQVPIYPIADPIAPHESYAQFGDGFMLTKDVIAFFDECYALDPADRRAYPVLGPLAGTPPTVLATAGLDPLRDSGRNYAAALIMAGCDVTYLELAGNIHGLIQIRKAIPSAQGDLLAIIGAMKATLERLA; this comes from the coding sequence ATGGTGGATAGTGAAATTTTCGTGCGGGACGATGTGCGCGCATTCCTGGGCATGCTTGCCGGCATGAACCGGCCCGACATGCGCACCGTTCCGATCGAGCAGACCCGCACGATGACCGCGGCGATGCAGCCGATGGTGCAGCTGCCGGCGCGCGAACTCGCACGGATCGAGGATCTTTCCTGCCCCGGCCCGGGCGGCGAAATCCGCTTGCGGCTTTATGATACCCGGACCGCCCGCGGCCCCTCGCCGCTACTGGTGTTCATTCACGGGGGCGGCTTCGTATTCGGCGATCTCGACAGCTATCAGGCGACCTGCAGCGAGATCGCGGCGGAAATGGACCTGCCGCTGGTCTCGGTCGAATACCGCCTCGCGCCCGAACATCCGTTCCCCGCCGCACCCGAGGATTGCGAGGCGGCCGCGCGCTGGCTGGCGGCAAGCCCCACGGCGCTCGGCTTCGAAGTCACCGGCCTGATCCCGGTCGGCGACAGCGCCGGGGGCAATCTCGCCATCGTCACCACCCAGTCGCTGATGCTCGCGCCCGCGGCGGTGCCGGTGGTGATGCAGGTGCCGATTTATCCGATCGCCGATCCGATCGCGCCGCACGAATCCTACGCGCAGTTCGGCGACGGCTTCATGCTGACGAAAGACGTGATCGCGTTCTTCGACGAGTGCTACGCGCTCGATCCCGCCGACCGCCGCGCCTATCCGGTCCTCGGTCCGCTCGCCGGAACCCCGCCGACGGTACTCGCCACCGCCGGGCTCGATCCGCTGCGCGATTCGGGCCGGAATTACGCGGCCGCGCTGATCATGGCGGGTTGCGACGTGACCTATCTGGAACTCGCCGGAAATATCCATGGCTTGATCCAGATCAGGAAAGCGATCCCTAGCGCGCAGGGCGATCTGCTTGCTATTATCGGGGCGATGAAGGCGACACTGGAAAGGCTTGCATGA
- a CDS encoding metal-dependent hydrolase gives MDNLTHSLAGWTLGQTGLKKRSRKGLAALILGANAPDIDVFLGWVPWAPLATHRGFTHSFVGGVLLLPPMLAGLLWLLDRWQVRRGAQFASGLEMGFGWLLALSYIGCLTHPLLDWQTSYAIQLFTPFDRRWYHNDALFIIDPWLLLAMGWGIWLSWRREKRGQPRWARPAIVSAAAVMLYICANGALSAAVRHAPIVPEHNARPDAMVISPPPIAFWRRSVIWRQDHVIHFDEYVPGAGSIRNADDQPPIPDGMRDPLARRALRVPEMVSFARWSILPMARVTAERCRTVVAFQDARFGKSGEGRLGRSVMLPRHAAGCSNAR, from the coding sequence ATGGATAACCTCACCCACAGTCTCGCCGGCTGGACGCTTGGACAAACCGGGCTGAAGAAGCGCAGCCGCAAGGGGCTGGCGGCGCTTATCCTCGGGGCGAATGCGCCCGATATCGACGTGTTCCTCGGCTGGGTGCCGTGGGCGCCGCTGGCGACGCATCGCGGGTTCACACACAGTTTTGTCGGTGGGGTGCTGTTGCTGCCGCCGATGCTCGCGGGGCTGTTGTGGCTGCTCGACCGCTGGCAGGTGCGGCGCGGGGCGCAGTTCGCGAGCGGGCTGGAGATGGGCTTCGGCTGGCTGCTGGCGCTGAGCTACATCGGCTGCCTCACCCATCCGCTGCTCGACTGGCAAACCTCCTATGCGATCCAACTGTTCACGCCGTTCGATCGGCGCTGGTATCACAACGATGCGCTGTTCATCATCGACCCATGGCTGCTGCTCGCGATGGGGTGGGGCATCTGGCTGTCGTGGCGGCGGGAGAAGCGAGGCCAGCCGCGCTGGGCCCGGCCCGCGATCGTCTCCGCCGCCGCGGTCATGCTCTACATTTGTGCGAACGGTGCGCTTAGCGCGGCAGTCCGTCATGCGCCGATAGTCCCGGAGCACAATGCGCGGCCCGATGCGATGGTTATTTCCCCGCCGCCGATCGCGTTCTGGCGGCGCTCGGTGATCTGGCGCCAGGATCATGTGATTCATTTCGACGAATATGTGCCCGGCGCGGGCTCGATCCGGAATGCGGACGATCAGCCGCCGATACCCGACGGGATGAGAGATCCGCTTGCCCGGCGCGCATTGCGGGTCCCGGAGATGGTGAGCTTCGCGCGCTGGTCGATCCTGCCGATGGCGCGGGTGACGGCCGAACGCTGCCGCACCGTCGTCGCGTTCCAGGATGCGCGCTTCGGGAAATCGGGCGAGGGCCGGCTCGGGCGCTCGGTGATGCTGCCGCGCCACGCGGCCGGATGTTCAAACGCTCGGTAA
- a CDS encoding cyclopropane-fatty-acyl-phospholipid synthase — MSAEGIRRGDQLLEGGHRIHTGPAPIARLFAGGGQTLLDRVDKGLMRGSLAVRLPDGSTRLLGGRAPGFEADIHLKDWRALLRLATGGSAGFYQAWETGEWDSRDPVTLFALVMQNGTTMGETGRAKGPWRLAARLLHWLNRNTREQAERNIHAHYDLGNDFYGAWLDPTMSYSSGLRFGADGLEASQHTKWARLVERLATGGKSPETLLEIGCGWGALSNYFASRGSKVTGISLSDEQLQWAASRQAGAIDFRHQDYRDVEGQFDAIVSVEMVEAVGREYWPSYFDCLERCLKPGGRAAIQFIAMREELFDGYARNADFIQAYIFPGGLLIRTSEFRKLAAERGLVWEDQEDFGLDYAETLKAWRANFDRACDEQRLPDGFDERFCRLWRFYLMYCEGGFRGGGITVSQATLVKRSA; from the coding sequence ATGTCTGCTGAGGGGATCAGACGCGGGGACCAGCTTCTAGAAGGCGGCCACCGCATTCACACCGGGCCGGCGCCGATCGCGCGCCTGTTTGCCGGTGGCGGACAGACATTGCTCGATCGCGTGGACAAGGGCCTGATGCGTGGCTCGCTCGCGGTGCGCCTGCCCGATGGCTCCACCCGCCTGCTCGGCGGTCGCGCGCCGGGGTTCGAGGCGGACATCCATCTCAAGGACTGGCGTGCGCTGCTGCGGCTCGCGACCGGCGGCTCGGCAGGCTTTTACCAGGCGTGGGAAACGGGCGAATGGGACAGCCGCGACCCGGTCACGCTGTTCGCGCTGGTGATGCAGAACGGCACGACGATGGGCGAGACCGGCCGCGCCAAGGGTCCGTGGCGGCTCGCCGCGCGGCTGCTCCATTGGCTGAACCGCAACACGCGCGAGCAGGCCGAGCGCAACATCCATGCGCATTACGACCTCGGCAACGATTTCTACGGCGCCTGGCTCGATCCGACGATGAGCTATTCGAGCGGGCTGCGCTTCGGCGCGGACGGGCTCGAAGCGTCGCAACATACAAAGTGGGCCAGGCTGGTCGAGCGACTCGCCACGGGCGGCAAGAGCCCCGAAACCCTGCTCGAGATCGGTTGCGGCTGGGGGGCGCTGTCGAACTATTTCGCGTCGCGCGGCAGCAAGGTCACCGGAATCAGCCTGTCCGACGAGCAGCTGCAATGGGCCGCTTCGCGCCAGGCGGGCGCCATCGATTTCCGCCACCAGGATTACCGCGACGTTGAGGGCCAGTTCGATGCGATCGTCAGCGTCGAGATGGTCGAGGCGGTCGGCCGGGAATACTGGCCGAGCTATTTCGATTGCCTCGAACGCTGCCTCAAGCCCGGCGGCCGCGCGGCGATCCAGTTTATCGCGATGCGCGAGGAATTGTTCGATGGCTATGCCCGCAACGCCGATTTCATCCAGGCCTATATCTTTCCGGGCGGATTGCTGATCCGCACCAGCGAATTCCGCAAGCTCGCCGCCGAACGCGGCCTCGTGTGGGAGGATCAGGAGGATTTCGGGCTCGACTATGCCGAGACACTCAAGGCCTGGCGCGCAAATTTCGACCGCGCCTGCGATGAACAGCGCCTGCCGGACGGTTTCGACGAGCGTTTCTGCCGCCTGTGGCGCTTCTATCTGATGTATTGCGAAGGCGGTTTCCGCGGCGGCGGGATCACCGTCAGCCAGGCGACTTTGGTCAAACGCTCCGCCTGA